In Rhodoflexus caldus, the following proteins share a genomic window:
- a CDS encoding SRPBCC family protein: protein MNIPINENAPVVSRNQMEIAAPVDTVWQVLTDIKKWPQWQKAVSETIVPEKVEEGTEFHWKADGLSFTSKIHTVNPHRAFGWTGKTIGASAIHNWKFVKKDDHALVIVEESLQGVFPRLFKNFFQKNLNQGVLTNLEELKAASEKAAR from the coding sequence ATGAATATCCCGATTAACGAAAACGCCCCCGTCGTTTCAAGAAATCAAATGGAGATAGCCGCACCTGTTGATACGGTCTGGCAAGTACTGACCGACATCAAAAAGTGGCCGCAATGGCAAAAAGCCGTTTCGGAAACCATTGTGCCCGAAAAGGTTGAGGAAGGAACAGAGTTTCATTGGAAAGCCGACGGACTTTCTTTTACTTCTAAAATTCATACAGTCAATCCGCATCGGGCATTCGGCTGGACTGGCAAGACCATCGGCGCAAGTGCCATCCACAATTGGAAATTTGTCAAAAAAGACGACCATGCGCTTGTTATCGTTGAAGAAAGCCTTCAAGGGGTATTCCCGCGTCTGTTCAAAAATTTTTTTCAAAAAAATCTTAACCAAGGGGTTCTGACCAACTTAGAGGAACTTAAAGCCGCATCCGAAAAGGCAGCCCGATGA
- a CDS encoding NAD(P)/FAD-dependent oxidoreductase: protein MYDFVIIGGGLAGLISAIMLGKAGFKVVLLEKNSYPFHRVCGEYISNETLPLLNKLGINPFDWGAVAISRLQITSPAGKSLELPLASGGFGISRYVLDAKLAAMAAANSVEIIERCAVERIERTDEHKFTVRNSRGQQWSGRWAIAAHGKRSNIDKQLNRRFFTQRSPYVGVKYHIKIVHNQDLIALHNFKDGYCGISRIEDDKCCLCYLVDRQQLRKHGTIAQLEAKTLHKNPFLKEIFSKANILYDAPKVINEVSFAPKTLVENGILMCGDAAGMITPLCGNGMAMAMHGGALLAHLLTQCEAGKFSREELYRQYQQQWKQLFSLRLWTGRQIQRFFGAPVLTEMLVGGFQMAPAAAELLIRQTHGSPIRL, encoded by the coding sequence ATGTACGATTTTGTAATTATCGGAGGTGGGCTTGCCGGTTTGATAAGTGCCATTATGCTGGGAAAGGCCGGATTTAAGGTCGTTTTGCTGGAAAAAAACAGCTATCCGTTCCATCGCGTTTGCGGCGAGTATATCTCCAACGAAACGCTGCCCCTGCTCAACAAATTAGGGATTAATCCTTTTGACTGGGGAGCGGTGGCTATCAGTCGTTTACAAATCACCTCTCCCGCGGGCAAGTCGCTTGAACTACCCTTGGCAAGCGGCGGATTTGGCATCAGCCGCTATGTGCTGGATGCCAAACTGGCGGCAATGGCGGCTGCCAACAGCGTGGAAATCATAGAACGCTGCGCCGTGGAGCGCATAGAACGCACGGATGAGCACAAGTTCACCGTTCGGAATAGCAGAGGGCAACAATGGAGCGGCCGATGGGCTATTGCCGCACATGGCAAACGCTCCAATATAGACAAGCAACTGAACCGTCGTTTTTTCACTCAGCGTTCGCCTTACGTGGGTGTAAAGTATCACATAAAAATTGTACATAATCAAGATTTGATTGCATTACACAACTTTAAGGACGGCTACTGCGGCATTTCGCGAATTGAGGATGATAAGTGTTGCCTTTGCTACTTGGTTGACCGCCAACAGCTACGAAAACATGGTACAATTGCACAATTAGAGGCAAAAACCTTACATAAGAACCCCTTTTTAAAAGAAATTTTTTCTAAGGCCAATATACTCTACGATGCCCCCAAAGTAATTAACGAGGTATCCTTTGCCCCCAAAACATTGGTTGAAAACGGCATTCTGATGTGCGGTGATGCTGCGGGAATGATTACGCCCCTTTGCGGCAACGGGATGGCAATGGCTATGCACGGCGGTGCTTTGTTGGCGCATCTGCTGACCCAATGTGAAGCAGGCAAATTCAGCCGCGAGGAGCTGTACCGACAGTACCAACAACAATGGAAACAACTTTTTTCCTTGCGATTATGGACAGGCCGTCAAATTCAACGCTTCTTCGGTGCACCGGTGCTGACCGAAATGCTCGTAGGCGGTTTCCAAATGGCACCTGCCGCTGCGGAATTACTGATTCGCCAAACGCACGGCAGCCCCATTCGTTTGTAA
- a CDS encoding MFS transporter, which yields MKHLTRTVWILSLISLFTDTASEMLYPVMPIYLQSIGFSVVLIGVLEGIAEATAGLSKGYFGKLSDLSGKRAPFVRLGYALSAVSKPMMAVFTYPLWVFLARTADRFGKGIRTGARDAILSDEATPQTKGRVFGFHRSMDTLGAVLGPLLALLFLHFYPQDYRMLFFIAFIPGLLAVGASLLLRDKAHPTPPAHAKVSFFAAFGYWKESPHSYKKLIIGLLVFTLFNSSDVFLLLKIKETGIDDKTVIGIYIFYNLVYALFAFPVGILADKLGLKRIFIIGLVLFATVYLGMAFGTQWYAFAMLFFLYGIYAAATEGIAKAWISNITDKKDTATAIGTFTGLQSIGSLLASSLTGLIWFKFGAAAAFIVTAAAVAALVVYFAGLPAPEKAAHG from the coding sequence TTGAAACATCTGACGCGCACGGTTTGGATTTTGTCGCTTATCAGCCTGTTTACCGACACGGCAAGCGAAATGTTATACCCTGTTATGCCGATTTACCTGCAAAGCATCGGCTTTTCGGTGGTGCTGATTGGCGTGCTGGAAGGCATTGCCGAAGCTACGGCAGGGCTTAGCAAAGGCTACTTTGGCAAACTTTCCGACCTTTCGGGCAAGCGTGCGCCCTTTGTTCGGCTGGGCTACGCGCTAAGTGCCGTTTCCAAGCCGATGATGGCGGTTTTCACTTATCCGCTGTGGGTGTTTCTGGCGCGCACTGCCGACCGATTCGGTAAGGGCATTCGCACGGGGGCGCGGGATGCCATCCTTTCCGACGAAGCAACCCCGCAAACCAAAGGCAGAGTTTTTGGTTTCCACCGCTCTATGGATACGCTGGGGGCTGTTTTAGGGCCTTTGCTGGCGCTGCTTTTCCTGCATTTTTATCCGCAGGATTACAGAATGCTGTTTTTCATAGCCTTTATTCCCGGGTTGTTGGCGGTTGGAGCTTCCCTGTTGCTGCGCGACAAAGCGCACCCGACCCCACCTGCACACGCAAAAGTTTCTTTTTTCGCTGCTTTCGGCTATTGGAAAGAAAGCCCGCACAGCTACAAAAAATTAATCATCGGGCTGCTGGTGTTTACCTTGTTCAACAGTTCAGATGTGTTTTTATTGCTGAAAATCAAAGAAACAGGCATTGACGATAAAACCGTTATCGGCATTTACATTTTTTACAACCTTGTTTATGCTCTGTTTGCCTTTCCCGTGGGCATATTGGCCGATAAGTTGGGGCTGAAACGCATTTTTATTATCGGGTTGGTGCTGTTTGCAACAGTGTATCTGGGAATGGCTTTCGGCACGCAGTGGTATGCTTTTGCGATGCTGTTTTTCCTGTACGGCATTTATGCCGCCGCAACGGAAGGCATCGCCAAGGCGTGGATTTCTAACATCACCGATAAAAAAGACACCGCAACCGCCATCGGTACGTTTACGGGGCTGCAAAGTATTGGCTCACTGCTGGCAAGTTCGCTTACGGGCTTGATTTGGTTCAAATTTGGTGCGGCTGCGGCGTTTATTGTCACGGCTGCAGCTGTTGCTGCGTTGGTTGTCTATTTTGCGGGCTTGCCTGCCCCCGAAAAAGCCGCACATGGTTGA
- a CDS encoding PAS domain-containing hybrid sensor histidine kinase/response regulator, which produces MVQPEITGLDTSALFTLLDSHVLIATDEQWHITHWSNGAVKATGYEQEESLGVSFMSRLSAISSDILMALLPASGYSRPIQLAMIDAGGHKKYFSLQAMRQQTGGYLFYGLPDNRSNEADVSSAQLAENLLCIDFQGNLIGFSEKHQVFQPYLNSLFAKEEGAQLLANLGKGFSTETESLIGNRFYRFNFTPLPELGYVYIHPKDITDRKLTEEKLRTSVNLFRLLSENAQDLICVHHPNGDFQYVSQSVSDLLGYEPSQMVSLSPHLFVHPADWMKLARYHRRIIRQGRAEAIEYRIRRSDGTYCWFETIAKAIINPQSKLIQIQSTSRNIDQRKAFEQELIEAREEALRSMKAKETFLSTMSHELRTPLNAVVGMTHLLMEENPRPEQVPHLQTLRFAAENLLVLINDILDFSKIEAGKIVFENTAFNLRELIASAKNTFNLRADEKGIHFRVRIDKNVPQFVKGDPVRLNQIINNLLSNAIKFTERGKVILEVSVQESSAEHVALHFSVTDTGIGIPKEQHGRIFDYFTQASGDTTRKYGGTGLGLAIVKRLLELQGSQIHLQSEEQKGSCFSFTLSFSKTNERPSTGAHAGSLNKKMYLEGLKVLLVEDNETNRTVASKFLEKWGIKPDIAINGIEALQAVRQQTYHLILMDLQMPEMDGYQATVAIRKMEQELNLPPVPVIALTASVLGDVRNKVAQAGMTDYISKPFHPEELYQKLTAYLPPDFTPTAMETSQPVPPKSSRKRKSENPVIHLDKIADFAMGDPAFERELIHVYLKTFRQLPEQVRECVAKADAQQLDALLHKVKPTLQSLAARRIETILRTILQRMKNQEPADDALQQLIDMSATAIDMLQLPD; this is translated from the coding sequence ATGGTGCAGCCCGAAATAACCGGATTGGATACAAGCGCTTTGTTTACGCTGCTGGATTCCCACGTGCTCATCGCCACCGATGAGCAGTGGCACATTACGCATTGGAGCAACGGTGCGGTCAAAGCCACCGGTTACGAGCAGGAAGAAAGTTTGGGGGTGTCGTTTATGTCGCGGTTGAGCGCTATTTCCTCCGACATTCTGATGGCGCTGCTGCCCGCTTCGGGCTACAGCCGCCCCATTCAGTTGGCCATGATAGATGCCGGCGGACACAAAAAGTACTTTTCATTACAGGCCATGCGCCAGCAAACGGGCGGTTATTTGTTCTACGGCTTGCCCGACAATCGCTCCAATGAGGCCGATGTATCATCAGCACAGTTGGCAGAAAATCTGTTATGCATTGACTTTCAAGGCAATCTGATTGGTTTTTCGGAAAAACATCAGGTTTTTCAACCTTACCTAAACAGCCTTTTTGCTAAAGAGGAAGGCGCACAGTTGTTGGCTAATCTTGGCAAAGGGTTCAGCACAGAAACCGAATCGCTGATTGGCAACCGTTTTTATCGCTTCAATTTTACGCCGCTGCCCGAATTAGGCTATGTGTACATCCACCCCAAGGACATTACCGACCGCAAACTAACCGAAGAGAAATTGCGCACAAGCGTTAATTTGTTCCGTTTGTTGTCTGAAAATGCTCAGGATTTGATTTGTGTACACCATCCCAACGGCGATTTTCAGTACGTGTCGCAGTCGGTTTCCGATTTGCTGGGCTATGAGCCTTCGCAAATGGTGTCCCTCTCTCCGCACCTGTTTGTGCATCCGGCAGACTGGATGAAACTGGCGCGCTATCATCGGCGAATCATCCGCCAAGGCCGCGCCGAGGCCATAGAATATCGCATCAGGCGCTCCGACGGCACTTATTGCTGGTTTGAAACCATTGCCAAAGCAATTATTAATCCGCAAAGCAAACTGATTCAGATTCAGAGCACTTCGCGCAATATTGACCAACGCAAAGCCTTTGAGCAGGAACTGATTGAAGCCCGAGAAGAAGCACTGCGCTCAATGAAGGCCAAAGAAACCTTCCTCTCTACGATGAGCCATGAGTTGCGCACGCCACTCAATGCGGTGGTAGGCATGACTCACCTGCTCATGGAAGAAAACCCGCGCCCCGAGCAGGTGCCGCATTTGCAAACCCTTCGTTTTGCCGCCGAAAACCTGCTGGTGCTCATCAACGATATTTTAGACTTTTCCAAGATTGAAGCCGGAAAAATCGTTTTTGAAAATACGGCATTTAATCTCCGCGAACTCATTGCATCGGCCAAAAACACGTTTAATTTGAGAGCCGATGAAAAAGGCATTCATTTCCGCGTCAGGATAGACAAAAACGTTCCGCAGTTTGTCAAAGGCGACCCCGTTCGGTTGAACCAAATTATTAACAACCTGCTCAGCAATGCCATTAAGTTTACCGAACGGGGCAAGGTAATATTGGAAGTAAGCGTTCAGGAAAGCTCCGCCGAGCATGTGGCATTGCATTTTTCCGTTACCGATACGGGCATCGGGATTCCGAAAGAGCAGCACGGCCGCATTTTTGACTACTTCACGCAGGCTTCCGGAGATACCACGCGCAAGTACGGCGGCACGGGATTGGGGCTGGCAATCGTTAAGCGTCTGCTGGAATTGCAGGGCAGTCAAATTCATTTGCAAAGCGAAGAACAAAAAGGCTCCTGCTTTTCGTTCACCCTTTCATTCAGCAAAACCAACGAACGCCCGAGCACGGGTGCTCACGCGGGAAGCCTGAACAAAAAAATGTATTTGGAAGGGCTGAAAGTATTGCTCGTGGAAGACAACGAAACCAATCGCACGGTAGCTTCCAAATTTTTGGAAAAGTGGGGCATTAAACCCGATATCGCAATTAATGGCATAGAAGCCTTGCAGGCAGTGCGTCAGCAGACCTACCACCTGATTCTGATGGACTTGCAAATGCCCGAAATGGACGGCTATCAGGCTACGGTTGCCATCAGAAAAATGGAACAGGAGTTAAACCTTCCGCCTGTGCCTGTTATTGCCCTTACGGCATCCGTTCTGGGCGATGTGCGCAACAAAGTAGCGCAGGCCGGCATGACGGATTACATCAGCAAACCTTTCCATCCCGAAGAGCTGTATCAGAAGCTGACGGCATATCTGCCGCCCGACTTCACCCCGACGGCGATGGAAACCAGCCAACCTGTACCGCCTAAAAGCAGCCGCAAACGAAAAAGTGAAAATCCAGTCATCCATTTAGACAAAATTGCCGACTTTGCCATGGGCGACCCCGCATTTGAACGCGAACTGATTCATGTTTACCTCAAAACGTTTCGTCAGTTGCCCGAGCAAGTGCGCGAGTGCGTTGCCAAAGCCGATGCGCAACAATTGGATGCCTTGCTGCACAAGGTAAAACCCACGTTGCAGAGTTTAGCGGCGCGGCGCATTGAAACTATACTCCGCACCATTTTGCAACGCATGAAAAATCAGGAGCCTGCCGATGATGCCTTGCAACAGCTGATAGACATGTCCGCAACGGCAATTGATATGTTGCAATTACCAGACTAA
- a CDS encoding MarR family winged helix-turn-helix transcriptional regulator: protein MQSPAIEEKLVLTILELAAALNRRGDIISELVGITTQQWIIMLYIYGDPNIPYIGKHYSADKHFQHNAGMLASDIAEALNVSRPNITNILNLLTSKGLVEQTLDETDRRRKILRLTPRGIQILQRIEPFRRKANIALFSVLSKEKLEDTLHNLEELLQVLKRANA from the coding sequence ATGCAAAGCCCTGCCATTGAAGAAAAATTAGTGCTGACAATTCTGGAACTTGCTGCGGCATTGAACCGCCGCGGCGATATTATCAGTGAGTTGGTGGGCATCACCACTCAACAGTGGATTATCATGCTCTACATCTACGGCGACCCCAATATTCCGTATATCGGCAAGCATTATTCTGCCGACAAGCACTTTCAGCACAACGCGGGAATGCTGGCTTCCGACATTGCCGAAGCGCTGAACGTATCGCGCCCCAATATCACCAACATTCTCAATCTGCTGACTTCCAAGGGCTTGGTAGAACAAACGCTTGACGAAACCGACCGCCGACGCAAAATTTTGCGGCTCACGCCTCGCGGTATTCAGATTTTGCAACGCATAGAACCCTTTCGCCGAAAAGCCAATATTGCCTTGTTTTCGGTGTTGAGCAAGGAAAAATTAGAAGATACGCTGCACAATTTGGAAGAACTCTTGCAGGTACTGAAACGCGCCAATGCTTAA
- the pbpC gene encoding penicillin-binding protein 1C, which translates to MLRNYRHLLQNHPSFRYARWGAIVFLLCLLLFTGLHLAFPLPPQVQYSRMVLAQDGTLLQAYLSPDDKWRMKTELHEITPDLRRAFINKEDRFFYYHPGVNPLAIVRALLKNIVRGKTTSGASTITMQVARLLEPKKRSYANKLVEIFRALQLEWTYSKEEILQLYLNMVPYGGNVEGVKAASLLYFGRMPDKLSLAQVVTLTIVPNRPTSLALGSNSDKLLEERNRWLQTFLEDGTFDREAIADALREPLQTNREALPSLAPHLGRWVHRTRSPSEANITTTIRIDIQRKAAEITATYAKSMAKIGIHNAAVLVVDNRTRHVLAYIGSQDFADNAHAGQVDGIRAIRSPGSALKPLLYAVAFDAGLLTPKTIISDVPVDFNGYTPENFDQKFNGYVSVTQALAYSLNVPAVKVLHELGVNRMIKALKSAQFAYVSRQEKQLGLSLALGGCGVSVWEMAGLYASFANGGKFAPLQFMAAAQDATAETIVSPEAAFMVNEILTQVTRPELPSDYEHNPHVPKIAWKTGTSYGRRDAWSIGYNARYTIAVWMGNFSGIGSPELTGAGVATPLLFRLFNAIDYNQPIRWFEPPAGLQKRSVCMETGLPPSEFCNRLTTDWYVPGVSPALRCEHLKPVFTAPDSSMSYCSHCLPANGQFGRKRFPNHSPDMVAFLTASGIRFEQIPPHNPACTKVFDRQPPAIISPAEGRTYLRTDADGIELLLSCQVANDVSEVFWYVDDKFYRRARPQESVFFKPLPGKRKIACTDDKGMTTTIEIRVE; encoded by the coding sequence ATGCTGCGCAACTACCGGCATTTATTGCAAAATCATCCTTCGTTTCGTTATGCCCGATGGGGTGCAATAGTCTTTTTGTTGTGCCTGCTGTTGTTTACAGGTTTACATCTGGCCTTCCCGTTGCCTCCGCAGGTGCAATACTCGCGCATGGTGCTGGCACAAGACGGCACTTTGTTGCAGGCTTATCTCAGCCCCGATGACAAATGGCGCATGAAAACCGAATTACACGAAATTACACCCGACCTGCGTCGCGCTTTCATCAACAAAGAAGACCGCTTTTTTTACTACCATCCGGGGGTAAATCCGCTTGCAATTGTGCGGGCATTGCTTAAAAATATTGTTCGTGGAAAAACCACATCGGGGGCTTCCACCATCACCATGCAAGTTGCACGCCTATTGGAGCCCAAAAAACGCAGCTATGCCAACAAGTTGGTAGAAATTTTTCGCGCGCTGCAATTGGAATGGACATATTCCAAAGAAGAAATTTTACAGTTGTACCTAAACATGGTACCCTACGGCGGCAATGTGGAAGGTGTAAAAGCTGCTTCGCTGCTTTATTTCGGCAGAATGCCCGATAAGTTGAGTCTGGCACAAGTCGTAACGCTGACCATTGTACCCAACCGCCCCACATCGCTGGCATTAGGCAGCAACAGCGACAAACTGCTGGAAGAACGCAACCGATGGTTACAAACCTTTCTGGAAGACGGCACATTTGACCGCGAAGCAATTGCCGATGCACTGCGCGAGCCTTTGCAAACCAATCGGGAGGCCTTGCCTTCGCTTGCACCGCATCTGGGGCGATGGGTGCATCGCACACGCAGTCCGTCGGAGGCTAATATCACCACCACCATTCGCATCGATATTCAACGGAAAGCAGCGGAAATAACGGCAACATATGCCAAAAGCATGGCCAAAATAGGCATACACAACGCCGCTGTATTGGTAGTGGATAACCGCACGCGGCATGTACTGGCCTATATCGGTTCGCAGGATTTTGCCGACAATGCCCATGCAGGGCAAGTAGATGGCATCCGTGCGATTCGTTCGCCGGGAAGCGCACTGAAACCCTTGCTGTATGCTGTTGCTTTTGATGCAGGTTTGCTTACTCCCAAAACGATTATTTCAGATGTTCCGGTAGATTTTAACGGCTATACGCCCGAAAATTTTGACCAAAAATTCAACGGATATGTCAGTGTTACGCAGGCTTTGGCCTATTCGCTCAATGTTCCGGCGGTCAAAGTACTGCATGAGCTGGGCGTAAACCGAATGATAAAAGCCCTGAAATCGGCACAGTTTGCATATGTCAGCCGTCAGGAAAAACAGTTGGGGCTTTCTTTGGCATTGGGCGGTTGCGGCGTAAGCGTTTGGGAAATGGCAGGTCTGTATGCCTCCTTTGCCAACGGGGGGAAGTTTGCCCCTTTGCAGTTTATGGCTGCCGCACAGGATGCAACAGCCGAAACGATTGTCAGCCCCGAAGCTGCTTTTATGGTGAATGAGATTCTCACACAAGTAACGCGCCCTGAGCTGCCTTCCGACTACGAGCACAATCCGCACGTACCGAAAATTGCATGGAAAACAGGGACTTCCTATGGCAGGCGCGATGCATGGAGCATCGGTTACAATGCTCGTTATACCATTGCCGTATGGATGGGCAATTTTAGCGGCATCGGCTCCCCCGAACTGACAGGCGCAGGGGTTGCTACGCCGCTGCTGTTTCGCCTGTTTAATGCCATAGACTATAACCAGCCCATCCGTTGGTTTGAGCCGCCCGCAGGCCTGCAAAAGCGCAGCGTCTGTATGGAAACAGGGCTGCCTCCTTCGGAGTTTTGTAACCGACTGACTACCGACTGGTATGTGCCGGGCGTTTCTCCTGCACTTCGTTGCGAACATCTGAAACCCGTTTTTACGGCGCCCGATAGCAGTATGAGCTATTGCTCGCATTGTTTGCCTGCCAACGGACAGTTTGGACGAAAGCGCTTCCCGAATCATTCGCCCGATATGGTCGCGTTTTTGACTGCATCGGGCATTCGCTTTGAACAGATTCCGCCCCACAACCCCGCCTGCACAAAGGTATTTGACCGACAGCCGCCTGCCATTATCTCACCTGCCGAAGGGCGCACCTACCTCCGCACCGATGCGGATGGGATTGAACTGTTGCTGTCCTGCCAAGTTGCCAATGACGTAAGCGAGGTTTTTTGGTATGTGGACGATAAGTTCTATCGGCGTGCACGCCCCCAAGAGTCGGTGTTTTTTAAACCACTGCCCGGCAAGCGCAAAATTGCCTGCACCGACGACAAAGGCATGACCACTACCATTGAGATTCGGGTGGAATAA
- a CDS encoding S9 family peptidase has product MKQNTRLWGLLLLWLFSWSAFAQNKLTVNDIYRNGALRARSVDNVNWMKDGRFYTAQNGADIVQYDVTTGQAVQTILDGKSLNINYSNYDFSADEKKLLLTTDFESIYRRSYKAEFFVYDLAAKSLSRLSEGGKQSYATFSPDGSKVAFTRNNNLFFKDLASGKETAVTTTGKFNELIHGSADWVYEEEFSMAQAFEWSPDGSRIAFISFDERKVPEYNMQMWPANALYPTDYRFKYPKAGESNSVVSVSIYDLASGKTTAVELGSETDIYVPRIKWTSMPNTLAVLRLNRLQNKMELLYADAATGKTKLVLEENSKTYLEAEDFDMMVYLKNGKQFIWASEQSGYKHLYLYNNDGKLVRPLTQGNWEVDNFLGVDETAKVPVIYYTSTEVSPLERHFYRIGLDGKNKQQLTAASGANRINLSRDFKYYFCYNNSNKAPLNVKLYQVAGNKLVKVLEENQGLQKAAADFRLSQKEFFTFKTTDGTELNGYFIKPPDFDAGKRYPVLMHVYGGPGSQQVLNTYANGANDLWHNMLAQNGYLVACVDNRGTGARGEAFKKMTYANLGKYEVEDQIAAAKYLGGLPYVDKNRIGIWGWSYGGYMSSLCLLLGNDVFKAAIAVAPVTNWRFYDTIYTERFLQRPQDNPKGYDDYSPVTHADKLKGKFLLIHGTGDDNVHFQNAVALQNALIAANKQFESFYYPDRNHGIYGGITRIHLYQMMTDFILKNL; this is encoded by the coding sequence ATGAAACAAAACACACGCTTGTGGGGGCTGCTGTTACTCTGGCTGTTCTCTTGGTCTGCTTTTGCACAAAATAAACTTACGGTCAATGATATTTACCGCAATGGTGCGCTGCGTGCCCGTTCGGTAGATAATGTCAATTGGATGAAAGACGGCAGGTTTTACACTGCTCAAAACGGTGCGGATATTGTCCAATACGATGTAACTACCGGGCAGGCAGTACAGACTATTTTGGACGGCAAAAGCCTGAATATCAATTACAGCAACTATGATTTCAGTGCAGACGAAAAGAAACTGCTGCTCACTACCGACTTTGAATCCATTTACCGCCGTTCATACAAGGCAGAGTTTTTTGTATATGACTTGGCTGCCAAATCCTTGTCTCGGCTTTCCGAAGGCGGCAAGCAGTCCTACGCGACTTTTTCGCCCGATGGCAGCAAAGTAGCTTTTACTCGCAATAACAACCTGTTTTTCAAAGACTTGGCTTCGGGTAAAGAAACAGCCGTTACTACTACCGGCAAGTTCAACGAACTCATTCACGGCAGTGCCGACTGGGTATATGAGGAAGAATTCAGCATGGCACAGGCATTTGAGTGGTCGCCCGATGGCAGTAGAATCGCATTCATCAGCTTTGATGAACGCAAAGTACCGGAATACAACATGCAAATGTGGCCTGCGAATGCGCTTTATCCTACCGACTATCGCTTCAAGTATCCCAAAGCGGGTGAAAGCAACTCGGTCGTAAGCGTTTCAATTTATGACTTGGCTTCGGGCAAAACCACTGCCGTTGAACTTGGCAGCGAAACCGATATTTACGTGCCGCGCATCAAGTGGACAAGTATGCCTAATACACTTGCCGTGCTGCGCCTGAACCGCCTGCAAAACAAGATGGAACTACTTTATGCCGATGCAGCTACAGGGAAAACCAAACTTGTATTGGAAGAAAACAGCAAAACCTACTTGGAGGCTGAAGATTTTGACATGATGGTTTATCTGAAAAACGGCAAGCAGTTTATTTGGGCAAGTGAGCAAAGCGGTTACAAACATTTGTACCTCTACAACAACGACGGCAAACTCGTGCGCCCCCTGACACAAGGCAACTGGGAGGTAGATAACTTCCTCGGCGTTGATGAAACCGCCAAAGTACCCGTGATTTACTACACATCCACAGAGGTTTCGCCTTTGGAGCGCCATTTTTATCGCATAGGGCTGGACGGGAAAAATAAACAGCAACTGACTGCCGCATCAGGGGCTAATCGCATCAATTTGAGCCGCGATTTTAAATACTATTTCTGTTACAACAACAGCAACAAAGCGCCGCTGAATGTGAAGCTGTATCAGGTAGCAGGCAATAAATTGGTGAAAGTATTGGAAGAGAATCAGGGTTTGCAGAAGGCCGCCGCTGATTTTCGCCTTTCACAAAAAGAGTTTTTTACTTTTAAAACAACCGACGGCACAGAGCTCAACGGTTACTTTATCAAACCTCCCGATTTTGATGCCGGCAAGCGCTACCCTGTACTGATGCACGTGTACGGCGGCCCGGGCTCACAGCAGGTACTCAACACCTATGCCAACGGCGCTAACGACCTCTGGCACAACATGTTGGCTCAAAATGGCTATTTGGTTGCCTGTGTGGACAATCGCGGTACAGGCGCACGCGGTGAGGCTTTCAAAAAGATGACCTATGCCAACTTAGGTAAATACGAGGTGGAAGACCAAATCGCAGCCGCTAAATATCTCGGCGGGTTGCCCTATGTGGACAAAAACCGCATCGGTATTTGGGGGTGGAGCTACGGCGGCTACATGAGTTCGCTGTGCCTGTTGCTGGGCAACGACGTGTTCAAAGCCGCTATTGCCGTAGCGCCTGTAACCAATTGGCGTTTCTACGATACCATCTACACCGAGCGGTTCCTGCAACGCCCGCAAGACAACCCCAAAGGCTATGATGACTATTCGCCCGTTACCCATGCCGATAAGCTGAAAGGCAAGTTTCTGCTCATACACGGCACCGGCGATGACAACGTGCATTTCCAAAATGCCGTAGCGCTGCAAAATGCGTTAATTGCCGCTAACAAACAGTTTGAATCGTTCTATTATCCCGACCGCAATCATGGCATTTACGGCGGCATCACCCGCATTCATTTGTACCAGATGATGACTGATTTTATCTTGAAGAATTTGTAG